The following proteins come from a genomic window of Frankia casuarinae:
- a CDS encoding lantibiotic dehydratase: MPADLDLFGADAAEEGSAWLSAMWRREEIRAAIAQASPALIQQVDTVLTSSGHDVRVVRRTVLSVASYLLRWQRRPTPFGLFAGVALARIDAGAKVRWGRDHRVEARVDAGWLGDVLARLQRCPTLRERLSLVANGAGLVRGDRFGAPAPTPDGIADELAPIEVSVRHSRPVCAALEATRKPVTFSELRTLLMERFPSAPAQRIDEMLTGLLDQGILLSNLSAPMTCLDALGHACAQLEAVDAHSIPEVSDLVRSMFEIHKEVSATSQVLGSRSAVTEQMHALSEAAEVPMIVDTILECDVHIPDQVAQEARNAVQVLYRLSPYPLGYPAWRDYHSRFRTRYGTGAFVPVMDLISDSGLGVPADYLGSARRRAARQVSERDEKLLALIQRATLSGGGEIVLTDQMIEELAVSDPADVHLPARVEVAVEIRSMSVEALARGRFTVAVTGTPRPGSSMAGRYAHLLPADGRDLIAGTFAAAGTDAIPAQLSFAPRKRRNENVARTQQLLTHVIPVAEYRDGDERLIPLTDLAVSVDDRRFYLAQISTGRYVEPRVAHALEAGVHTPPLARFLAEITTARAAVYKAFHFGAAAQLPYLPRVRYRRTVLSPARWLLAAGELPGRGASTAEWDAALEDWCSRWWVPGHVAMVEHDRRQPVDLGHPLHRLLLRTRLERADRLELRETSTLEDVAWLGRAHEVLIPMVLDPQPATDPGPGISTRRVVAVDAGHLPGESTVVSAHLYGHPARVEELLTQHLPHMIDAFGVHRPRWWFRRNREMRRPEIDQYLAVYLWLSEPSAYGPAAACLARWADDLRRQHLLAHVSLTTYDPQSGRYGHSPALDHVQDVFAADSACAIAQISASIRAGVHPQALAAASLVDLAVSYAGSPQDGLDWLIRELRQEHGRLDPALRQQTLELADPHGSWTRLQSLPGGRDVLAAWGTRASALAAYRDALADQRDPMPVLRSLLHLHHNRAVGVDPAVERATGRLARACALRHTAHRTET, from the coding sequence TTGCCAGCGGACCTGGACCTGTTCGGTGCCGACGCCGCGGAAGAAGGGTCGGCGTGGCTGTCGGCGATGTGGCGGCGCGAGGAAATTCGCGCGGCGATCGCTCAGGCGAGTCCCGCGCTGATTCAGCAGGTTGACACCGTTCTGACCTCCAGTGGTCATGACGTGCGAGTGGTTCGCCGGACCGTGCTTTCCGTAGCGTCCTATCTGCTTCGGTGGCAGCGCCGTCCCACTCCCTTTGGGCTGTTCGCCGGAGTCGCGCTGGCCCGGATCGATGCTGGGGCGAAGGTGCGGTGGGGTCGCGATCACCGGGTCGAGGCCCGGGTTGACGCGGGCTGGCTCGGTGATGTCCTCGCGCGCCTGCAACGGTGTCCGACGCTGCGGGAGCGGCTGTCGCTGGTCGCCAATGGCGCCGGGTTGGTGCGCGGTGACCGCTTCGGAGCGCCCGCGCCGACGCCGGATGGCATAGCGGACGAGTTGGCGCCGATCGAGGTGTCCGTGCGCCACAGTCGACCGGTCTGCGCCGCGCTGGAGGCCACGCGGAAACCGGTCACGTTCAGCGAGCTACGAACACTGCTCATGGAGCGCTTCCCCAGTGCCCCCGCGCAGCGGATCGACGAGATGCTCACGGGTCTGCTCGACCAAGGAATCCTGCTGAGCAATCTGTCAGCGCCGATGACCTGCCTGGATGCACTCGGTCATGCGTGCGCTCAGCTGGAGGCCGTTGACGCCCACAGCATTCCGGAGGTTAGCGATCTTGTCCGTTCGATGTTCGAGATCCACAAGGAGGTGTCGGCCACCAGCCAGGTTCTCGGGTCAAGGTCGGCCGTGACCGAGCAGATGCACGCGCTGAGCGAGGCCGCCGAGGTACCCATGATCGTCGACACGATCCTGGAGTGCGACGTTCACATACCGGACCAGGTCGCCCAGGAAGCCCGCAACGCCGTCCAGGTCCTCTATCGACTCTCACCGTATCCGTTGGGTTATCCCGCCTGGCGGGACTACCACTCCCGGTTCCGGACCCGCTACGGGACGGGCGCCTTCGTGCCGGTCATGGACCTGATCTCCGACAGTGGCCTGGGAGTTCCGGCCGACTATCTGGGCTCGGCGCGCAGGCGTGCCGCTCGGCAGGTGAGTGAACGTGACGAGAAACTACTGGCGCTGATCCAACGGGCCACGCTGTCCGGCGGCGGCGAAATCGTCCTGACTGATCAGATGATCGAGGAGCTTGCGGTCAGCGATCCGGCCGACGTGCACCTGCCTGCTCGGGTCGAGGTGGCCGTGGAGATCCGCTCCATGTCCGTTGAGGCGCTGGCCCGCGGCCGGTTCACGGTGGCGGTGACCGGCACGCCACGGCCCGGCAGCAGCATGGCTGGCCGCTACGCCCACCTGCTGCCAGCGGACGGCCGCGACCTGATCGCGGGCACCTTCGCTGCGGCCGGCACCGACGCGATCCCCGCGCAGCTCTCCTTCGCCCCGCGTAAGCGGCGCAACGAGAACGTCGCGCGCACGCAGCAGCTCCTGACACATGTGATCCCCGTGGCCGAATACCGCGACGGCGACGAACGCCTGATCCCCCTGACGGACCTCGCGGTCAGCGTGGACGACCGCCGCTTCTACCTCGCCCAGATCTCCACCGGCCGGTACGTCGAACCGCGGGTCGCCCACGCCCTGGAGGCCGGCGTGCACACCCCGCCGCTCGCGAGGTTCCTCGCTGAGATCACCACCGCCCGAGCCGCCGTGTACAAGGCATTCCACTTCGGCGCGGCGGCACAGCTTCCCTACCTTCCACGCGTTCGATACCGGCGCACCGTGCTGTCTCCGGCACGGTGGCTGCTAGCGGCCGGTGAACTTCCCGGCCGCGGCGCCTCGACGGCCGAGTGGGACGCCGCGCTGGAAGACTGGTGCAGCCGGTGGTGGGTTCCCGGCCATGTCGCGATGGTGGAGCACGACCGGCGGCAGCCGGTAGACCTCGGCCACCCGCTTCACCGTCTCCTGCTGCGCACCCGGCTGGAACGCGCTGACCGCCTGGAACTGCGCGAGACGTCGACCCTGGAAGACGTGGCCTGGCTGGGGCGTGCCCACGAGGTGCTGATCCCCATGGTCTTGGACCCGCAGCCCGCCACAGATCCCGGGCCAGGCATCAGCACACGGCGAGTCGTGGCCGTCGACGCCGGGCATCTCCCCGGCGAGTCCACGGTCGTGTCCGCGCACCTGTACGGGCATCCGGCGCGCGTCGAGGAACTCCTGACGCAACACCTTCCCCACATGATCGACGCCTTCGGCGTCCACAGGCCGCGCTGGTGGTTTCGGCGGAACCGCGAAATGCGCAGACCAGAGATCGACCAGTACCTCGCCGTATACCTCTGGCTATCGGAGCCCTCCGCATACGGCCCTGCCGCCGCATGCCTTGCCCGGTGGGCCGACGATCTGCGCCGACAACACCTGCTCGCGCACGTCTCGCTCACCACCTATGACCCCCAGTCGGGACGTTACGGACACAGCCCAGCCCTGGACCACGTCCAGGACGTCTTCGCCGCCGACTCGGCCTGCGCCATCGCCCAGATCAGCGCATCCATCCGCGCAGGCGTGCATCCCCAGGCCCTGGCCGCTGCCAGCCTGGTCGACCTGGCAGTGAGCTACGCCGGGTCCCCACAAGACGGGCTGGACTGGCTGATCCGCGAACTCCGCCAAGAACACGGAAGGCTGGACCCCGCGCTACGGCAACAGACACTCGAACTAGCCGACCCGCACGGCAGTTGGACGCGGCTGCAATCCCTGCCCGGCGGACGCGATGTCCTGGCTGCCTGGGGCACCCGCGCCAGTGCGCTGGCGGCGTACCGAGATGCCCTCGCTGACCAACGCGACCCGATGCCGGTCCTGCGATCGCTCCTGCACCTGCACCACAATCGCGCTGTCGGTGTCGACCCGGCTGTCGAACGAGCCACCGGCCGGCTCGCACGGGCCTGCGCGCTGCGCCACACCGCCCACCGCACGGAGACATGA
- a CDS encoding DapH/DapD/GlmU-related protein, translating into MNIASLYAPVHIEESTVVGEHCVFGYPKEARLRAQQKGSGSTSSGEPVVVGAHCVIGNQVVVHEGVWIGANCVIEDRVRIGYNCVVGERTRVAYGAYVCDRVAIGVDACVAGFVCDGTTIGDRSTMMGDLVHEYARPHEGWWEVDEEPPMIEADSVVGYGARVVGGVRIGPRSYVAAGAVVTRDVAPDHVVTGINVHVPAERWRGRRLQGLIRHWQALAKTDRL; encoded by the coding sequence ATGAACATCGCCTCTCTGTATGCACCGGTGCACATTGAGGAGAGCACCGTGGTGGGCGAGCACTGCGTTTTCGGCTACCCGAAAGAGGCGCGCCTGCGGGCCCAGCAGAAGGGGTCCGGCTCGACCTCGTCCGGGGAACCGGTGGTGGTGGGGGCGCACTGCGTGATCGGTAATCAGGTCGTGGTCCACGAAGGGGTCTGGATCGGCGCGAACTGCGTCATCGAGGACCGCGTGCGGATCGGCTACAACTGCGTGGTCGGCGAACGAACCCGTGTCGCCTATGGAGCGTATGTGTGTGATCGTGTCGCGATCGGCGTGGACGCCTGCGTGGCGGGATTCGTCTGTGACGGCACGACCATCGGCGATCGCTCCACAATGATGGGCGATCTCGTGCACGAGTACGCCCGTCCCCACGAAGGCTGGTGGGAGGTCGACGAGGAGCCTCCGATGATCGAAGCTGACTCCGTGGTCGGCTACGGCGCGAGGGTGGTGGGCGGCGTCCGTATCGGCCCACGCAGCTACGTTGCCGCGGGCGCCGTGGTAACCCGGGACGTTGCACCGGATCATGTGGTTACGGGCATCAACGTCCACGTTCCGGCCGAGCGGTGGCGAGGACGCCGGCTGCAAGGCTTGATCCGCCACTGGCAGGCTCTGGCGAAGACAGACAGGCTGTGA
- a CDS encoding glycosyltransferase family 25 protein → MITPADLRTYVINLLRRPDRRARMTHVLPPELKATFTSDWRGLFDGLNLTRSQLDAAGYTLFPWQIESDNPWWARPLKYGEIGCTLAHLACWRHAAQTGDEPFIVFLEDDLVIPDAFLDQLLAGLHQLTRHGPFDLLYLGRFPLEPDHDQPVLDGFVSPGYSHCTFGYLLTRPGLGLVLAAHIEEAVVPVDEFLPALYIDHPRPDLRARFRRRLTALAFEPPLVSQRPKDEAGSDTERSAFVEPRDRQPEQGAANPRR, encoded by the coding sequence TTGATCACTCCTGCTGATCTTCGTACCTATGTGATCAACCTGCTTCGGCGACCTGACCGGCGGGCACGGATGACGCACGTGCTTCCGCCGGAGCTCAAGGCGACGTTCACCTCGGACTGGCGCGGCCTCTTCGACGGCCTGAACCTCACCCGAAGCCAGCTCGACGCTGCCGGCTACACCCTCTTTCCCTGGCAGATCGAGTCCGACAATCCCTGGTGGGCCAGACCCCTGAAGTACGGCGAGATCGGCTGCACACTGGCGCACCTGGCCTGCTGGCGCCATGCCGCTCAAACCGGTGACGAACCATTCATCGTCTTCCTCGAAGACGACCTCGTCATCCCGGACGCCTTCCTCGACCAGCTCCTCGCCGGCCTGCACCAGTTGACCCGCCACGGCCCCTTCGACCTGCTCTACCTCGGCCGCTTCCCCCTCGAACCCGACCACGACCAGCCGGTCCTGGATGGATTCGTCTCGCCTGGTTACAGCCACTGCACCTTCGGCTACCTGCTCACCAGGCCCGGTCTCGGCCTGGTGCTTGCCGCCCACATCGAAGAGGCCGTCGTGCCGGTCGACGAGTTCCTGCCCGCGCTCTACATCGACCATCCGCGCCCTGATCTACGCGCCCGGTTCCGCCGACGGCTGACCGCCCTCGCGTTCGAACCACCACTGGTCTCCCAGCGCCCCAAGGATGAGGCCGGAAGCGACACCGAACGTTCGGCTTTCGTCGAGCCCAGAGACCGGCAGCCAGAACAGGGGGCGGCGAACCCTCGCCGTTAG
- the fxlM gene encoding methyltransferase, FxLD system, translating into MTDVSSPVEPNSDVSGLDRAAQLRRKMVDDLLAEGTITSRPVEAAMRKVRREAFAPGVELEEAYQLYNGVVTKRDDAGSSVSSVSAPQVQAYMLEQAAITPGMRILEIGSGGYNAALIAELVGPAGQVTTVDIDKDVIDRARHLLAQVGYPQVNVVLADAEFGVPEHAPYDRILVTVGAWDVPPAWVAQLAEGGRLAVPLQLRGLSRVITFERANEYLLSRASRLFGFVPIQGAGAHQTTLLVLREGEITLRFEEGPPTDPGLLEGVFDAPRVEVWSGVTIGRFEPWAGTQMWLATVLPGFCRVVLDRKLDTGLLSPPGSHSAAVAVVDDDTLAYVTTRGAADSVDVELGVHAFGPGASELAEQVAEQLQVWGREHRHSSPQFRVDPAGTADDQLPAGRVIDKKHSRITISWPGAASVAAGRGAASRRAGG; encoded by the coding sequence GTGACCGACGTGTCTTCACCCGTAGAGCCGAACAGCGACGTCTCCGGCCTCGATCGCGCAGCGCAGCTGCGCAGGAAGATGGTTGACGATCTTCTTGCCGAGGGCACGATCACCTCGCGGCCGGTCGAGGCCGCGATGCGCAAGGTCCGTCGGGAAGCCTTCGCACCGGGGGTGGAGCTGGAGGAGGCTTACCAGCTTTACAACGGAGTAGTTACGAAGCGCGACGACGCTGGAAGTTCTGTGAGCTCGGTTTCCGCTCCGCAGGTCCAGGCGTACATGCTGGAGCAGGCTGCGATCACCCCCGGCATGAGGATCTTGGAGATCGGCTCTGGGGGGTACAACGCTGCCTTGATCGCCGAGCTCGTCGGTCCGGCAGGTCAGGTCACCACGGTCGACATCGACAAGGACGTCATCGACCGGGCGCGCCATCTTCTCGCGCAGGTCGGCTACCCTCAGGTGAACGTTGTGCTCGCCGACGCCGAGTTCGGTGTGCCTGAGCACGCCCCTTATGACCGTATTTTGGTCACGGTCGGTGCGTGGGACGTTCCGCCGGCTTGGGTGGCTCAGCTGGCCGAGGGCGGTCGTCTGGCGGTGCCGTTGCAGCTGCGGGGCCTGTCGCGTGTGATCACCTTCGAGCGAGCCAACGAGTACTTGCTCAGTCGGGCGTCCCGGTTGTTCGGCTTCGTGCCTATCCAGGGCGCCGGAGCGCACCAGACCACGTTGCTGGTCCTACGCGAGGGTGAGATCACCTTGCGCTTCGAGGAGGGGCCCCCGACCGATCCGGGCCTGCTGGAAGGCGTATTCGACGCGCCGCGGGTGGAGGTCTGGAGCGGGGTCACGATCGGCCGTTTCGAACCGTGGGCCGGTACGCAGATGTGGCTCGCCACCGTGCTGCCGGGCTTCTGTCGCGTTGTGCTGGACAGAAAGCTGGACACGGGTCTGCTCTCCCCACCGGGCAGTCACTCCGCCGCGGTGGCCGTCGTCGACGACGACACCCTCGCCTATGTCACGACGCGCGGTGCGGCGGACTCGGTGGACGTCGAGTTAGGTGTGCATGCCTTCGGTCCGGGCGCGTCCGAGCTGGCCGAACAGGTCGCCGAGCAGCTCCAGGTCTGGGGGCGGGAACACCGCCACAGCTCGCCACAGTTCCGCGTTGACCCCGCAGGCACCGCCGATGACCAGCTGCCGGCTGGCCGCGTCATCGACAAGAAGCACAGCCGGATCACGATCTCCTGGCCGGGAGCGGCGAGCGTCGCGGCCGGCCGGGGCGCAGCATCCCGCCGAGCAGGAGGATGA
- a CDS encoding alpha/beta hydrolase family protein: MQRVELTSIDGVRLEGAVHAAVGGQHRGVVIQLHGINANMTEGGMFVRLADRLAHAGFHVLRFSFRGHGGSGGTQRGVTIAGELLDLQAAVEYAEEQLPGRLSIVASSFGAVSASLSLPWLADRLNRLVLWNPVLDLRRTFLTPELPWGRENFGPDQQKLLSGQGFLVLDGEFEVGRVLFDEFDHYRPLDSLMATAAPALVVHGDRDTAVSYEIAWQAACARPHTEFHTVEGSDHGFDTREREDEAVAVTVRWLVGDKGRA; this comes from the coding sequence ATGCAGCGGGTGGAGCTGACGTCGATCGATGGAGTACGGCTGGAGGGCGCGGTGCATGCAGCCGTCGGAGGACAGCACCGGGGGGTGGTCATCCAGCTACATGGAATCAACGCAAACATGACCGAGGGCGGCATGTTCGTCCGACTCGCTGATCGACTTGCACACGCCGGCTTTCATGTTTTGCGGTTCTCCTTCCGCGGCCACGGGGGAAGCGGAGGGACCCAGCGTGGCGTGACGATCGCCGGCGAGCTGCTCGACCTCCAGGCCGCGGTCGAGTACGCGGAGGAGCAGTTGCCAGGTCGCCTGTCGATCGTGGCGTCGAGCTTCGGAGCGGTATCGGCCTCGCTCTCGCTGCCCTGGTTGGCCGACCGCCTGAACAGGCTCGTCCTGTGGAATCCGGTACTCGACCTCCGGCGGACATTCCTGACACCGGAACTGCCGTGGGGACGAGAGAACTTCGGCCCCGATCAGCAGAAGCTGCTGTCAGGTCAGGGGTTCCTGGTGCTCGACGGGGAGTTCGAGGTCGGCCGGGTGCTGTTCGACGAGTTTGATCACTATCGGCCGCTGGACTCCCTGATGGCGACCGCTGCACCGGCGCTCGTGGTACACGGCGATCGGGACACCGCGGTCTCGTACGAGATCGCGTGGCAGGCAGCCTGCGCCAGACCCCACACCGAGTTTCACACCGTCGAAGGTTCGGATCACGGCTTCGACACCCGAGAACGAGAGGACGAGGCAGTCGCAGTCACAGTGAGGTGGCTCGTTGGCGACAAGGGCCGAGCATGA
- the fxlA gene encoding FxLD family lanthipeptide yields the protein MSEVSLSGSATALAERPGEDDEYTLDVRVLVAYGPIMGDCPTDDGCGNTCSGNDSSCNSFADDPS from the coding sequence ATGTCAGAGGTTTCGCTGTCTGGAAGCGCCACGGCGTTGGCTGAACGGCCTGGCGAGGACGACGAGTACACGCTGGATGTACGGGTGCTCGTGGCGTACGGCCCGATCATGGGGGACTGCCCCACCGATGACGGATGCGGCAACACCTGCTCGGGCAACGACAGCTCCTGCAACTCGTTCGCCGACGACCCGTCCTGA
- a CDS encoding ATP-binding protein, which translates to MPNPLTRNGREHERRHERGPGRERGWGRWGPKGARLALPWNVATTAHLCVVTPWSIEAGLGDHGVFLGANRLAGGAFHFDIIDAYQTGLIQGPNMVVSGAGAYGKSAIIKSYVHRAAALAALHGRPRFTAVIDPKGEWTPLGDRLGYATLRLRPGGHLRVNPLDIGTGPGVGTGTGAVSARTGLDDQVARRAAVLTALLAVALGQAELPVSQQRLLTAVARHLATHQTTPTLVDVRRLLAHPDHTLAADLDTTPTELLDRRRPLLDACATILEQDLRGICDGPTTPGLWDHAPGLILDLSALLTHRRALRLVLTAAAGWLQTVMYGQTHQHKITILDEAWIALDDLAIVKFLQDQWRLGRQWGAANILITHALADLHSQVDTGSATARIAEGLLNTTSVRVFLHQNPEQVGHLLTDMGLTTTEATLLGDLPPLTALWHVGTHTALVDHLLTTDEWTLADTNTAMHTGALDPNRLAERRDR; encoded by the coding sequence ATGCCCAACCCTCTCACCCGGAACGGCCGAGAACACGAACGCCGACACGAACGCGGACCCGGGCGAGAACGCGGATGGGGCCGGTGGGGGCCGAAAGGCGCCCGGCTCGCCCTGCCGTGGAACGTCGCTACCACCGCACACCTGTGCGTGGTGACCCCCTGGTCGATCGAAGCCGGCCTCGGGGATCACGGCGTGTTCCTCGGCGCCAACCGGCTCGCCGGCGGCGCCTTCCACTTCGACATCATCGACGCCTACCAGACCGGCCTCATCCAGGGACCGAACATGGTTGTCTCCGGCGCCGGCGCCTACGGCAAATCCGCGATCATCAAATCGTACGTGCACCGCGCCGCCGCGCTCGCCGCCCTGCACGGCCGGCCCCGCTTCACCGCCGTCATCGACCCCAAAGGCGAATGGACCCCCCTCGGCGACCGCCTCGGATACGCCACCCTGCGCCTCCGCCCCGGCGGCCACCTGCGCGTCAACCCCCTCGACATCGGCACCGGCCCCGGCGTCGGCACCGGCACCGGCGCCGTCTCCGCCCGGACGGGCCTCGACGACCAGGTGGCCCGCCGCGCCGCGGTGCTCACGGCACTGCTCGCCGTCGCCCTCGGCCAAGCCGAACTCCCGGTCAGCCAGCAGCGGCTGCTCACCGCCGTCGCCCGCCACCTGGCCACCCACCAGACCACCCCGACCCTGGTCGACGTCCGCCGGCTACTCGCCCACCCCGACCACACCCTCGCCGCCGACCTCGACACCACCCCCACCGAACTCCTTGACCGCCGCCGCCCCCTCCTCGACGCTTGCGCCACCATCCTCGAACAGGACCTGCGCGGCATCTGCGACGGCCCCACCACCCCCGGCCTCTGGGATCATGCCCCCGGCCTGATCCTCGACCTGTCCGCGCTGCTCACCCACCGCCGCGCGCTGCGCCTCGTCCTCACCGCCGCCGCCGGCTGGCTGCAGACCGTCATGTACGGACAGACCCACCAGCACAAGATCACCATTCTGGATGAGGCGTGGATCGCCCTCGACGACCTCGCCATCGTCAAGTTCCTCCAGGACCAGTGGCGACTCGGACGCCAATGGGGCGCCGCGAACATCCTCATCACCCACGCCCTCGCCGACCTGCACTCCCAGGTCGACACCGGCAGCGCCACCGCCCGCATCGCCGAAGGACTCCTCAACACCACCTCCGTCCGCGTCTTCCTCCACCAGAACCCCGAACAGGTCGGCCATCTGCTCACCGACATGGGGCTGACTACCACCGAAGCCACCCTGCTCGGCGACCTCCCACCCCTCACCGCTCTCTGGCACGTCGGCACCCACACCGCCCTCGTCGACCACCTCCTCACCACCGACGAATGGACCCTCGCCGACACCAACACCGCCATGCACACAGGCGCCCTTGACCCGAACCGCTTGGCGGAACGGCGCGACCGATAG
- a CDS encoding SCO6880 family protein codes for MSGPVYHLAPRRAGTALFGASVPQVILIGLGVGGLAAGPRLLGGGSGTTAGVGVAVACLLFAFVRVGGEPLVHLLPVVAGYLLHTRLLHTRLLHTRLLHTRLLHTRLLHTCGGCRPCAVPSSARPTGIGAGAAGWGSAGRRSERVDLPAVPRSVEVVAAATGCRVPTADGQPAGLVRDRRTGTITVVLDVRGGPFGLLDGAGKDRQTAGWARVLTQFARETPVARLGWTVRSGPATALDLPVEPRRQPESAAAARSRQPARPPAGELLAYRRLLAEAQPALIRHDLRLWLTVRPTRGGRHADGRATALAAAETLADRCASAGLHVRGLLSTAELTKTVLDHADPPPPEASKALEAPSRAAEPDSASTPGLAARAHLPGAGTPRPPQRLQPDSLTLRAWWDAARIGDSWHRVFWIAGWPTGGLRPGWLDPLLHDVPCVRTLALTMTPVPWRVSRRRINSDTVSVDTAVHLRDRHAFRVPVHLTQAHDDIDRRDAELTAGYPEYAYLGLLDVTAPSRHDLDDASAAIVDLAARCGIVDLRPLHGRHHTAWAATLPLGLAPRPTVTGAP; via the coding sequence ATGAGCGGACCGGTCTACCATCTCGCCCCGCGCCGAGCCGGGACCGCGCTGTTCGGCGCCAGCGTCCCGCAGGTCATCCTGATTGGCCTCGGTGTCGGCGGGCTCGCGGCGGGCCCGAGGCTGCTCGGCGGCGGTTCCGGCACGACGGCCGGGGTTGGTGTGGCGGTGGCCTGCCTGCTGTTCGCGTTCGTCCGGGTCGGCGGGGAACCCCTGGTCCATCTCCTGCCGGTCGTCGCCGGCTACCTGCTGCACACCCGCCTGCTGCACACCCGCCTGCTGCACACCCGCCTGCTGCACACCCGCCTGCTGCACACCCGCCTCCTGCACACCTGCGGCGGATGCCGGCCGTGCGCCGTCCCCTCCTCCGCTCGGCCGACGGGCATCGGGGCGGGGGCGGCCGGGTGGGGATCCGCCGGCCGCCGGTCCGAACGGGTGGATCTTCCCGCGGTGCCGCGGTCGGTCGAGGTGGTAGCGGCGGCGACCGGTTGCCGGGTACCAACCGCAGACGGGCAACCGGCCGGTCTGGTTCGTGACCGGCGCACCGGGACGATCACCGTGGTCCTCGACGTGCGCGGTGGCCCGTTCGGACTGCTCGACGGCGCCGGGAAGGACCGCCAGACCGCCGGATGGGCCCGGGTGCTGACCCAGTTCGCCCGGGAAACCCCGGTGGCCCGGCTCGGCTGGACGGTCCGCTCCGGACCGGCGACCGCCCTGGACCTCCCCGTCGAACCCCGCCGCCAGCCGGAATCCGCGGCGGCGGCCCGGTCGCGGCAGCCGGCGCGCCCGCCGGCGGGGGAGCTGCTGGCCTACCGGCGGCTCCTCGCCGAGGCACAGCCCGCCCTGATCCGCCACGACCTGCGGCTATGGCTGACCGTCCGCCCGACACGCGGAGGCCGCCACGCCGACGGCCGGGCCACCGCGCTGGCCGCCGCCGAAACCCTGGCCGACCGATGCGCCAGCGCCGGCCTGCACGTCCGCGGCCTGCTGTCCACCGCCGAGCTCACCAAGACCGTGCTCGACCACGCCGACCCGCCGCCTCCCGAAGCCTCGAAGGCCCTCGAAGCCCCCAGTCGTGCGGCGGAGCCGGACAGCGCATCGACTCCGGGCCTGGCGGCCCGCGCCCATCTCCCGGGAGCCGGCACACCGCGACCGCCGCAGCGCCTCCAGCCGGACAGCCTCACGCTGCGGGCGTGGTGGGACGCGGCCCGGATCGGCGACAGCTGGCACCGGGTGTTCTGGATCGCAGGCTGGCCCACCGGCGGACTGCGCCCGGGCTGGCTCGACCCCCTGCTCCATGACGTTCCCTGTGTCCGCACCCTCGCGCTCACAATGACCCCGGTGCCGTGGCGGGTCTCCCGCCGGCGCATCAACAGCGACACCGTCTCCGTCGACACCGCCGTCCACCTCCGCGACCGGCATGCCTTCCGCGTCCCCGTCCACCTCACCCAGGCCCACGACGACATCGACCGCCGCGACGCCGAACTCACCGCCGGCTACCCCGAATACGCCTACCTCGGCCTCCTCGACGTCACCGCCCCCAGCCGGCACGACCTCGACGACGCGTCCGCCGCGATCGTCGACCTGGCCGCCCGCTGCGGCATCGTCGACCTGCGCCCCCTGCACGGCCGGCATCACACCGCCTGGGCCGCCACCCTCCCCCTCGGCCTCGCACCCCGGCCGACCGTCACCGGAGCACCCTGA